GAGTTGAAGATAAAGGAGAAATGAAGAAAGGAGTTAAAGAAATACTTGACTCATCAGGCCCTATGCTTTTAGATATATTGGTAAATCCAAATGAAAAAGTTCCATCAGGTGGAATTTAATATATTCTCTCCTAATTTTTTACCTAGTGCCATAAGTGTAAGAATTGGTGGTTTCCCTGGAGATTCTGGGAGTACACTTGCATCACATACATAAAAACCCAATTTCGTCTTGAATTGATTGTCTACGGTGGTGCCTAAAGGTGCTGTACCTCCAGGATGGGCCCCTGCGGCTTCAGTTGAAACTATTGTATCTACTCCTGATTTTTTTAATATCCTTGAGGCTATAGCAACACCATTTGATATTTTTTGAACGTCTTT
Above is a window of Methanofastidiosum sp. DNA encoding:
- a CDS encoding ferredoxin, with product KDVQKISNGVAIASRILKKSGVDTIVSTEAAGAHPGGTAPLGTTVDNQFKTKLGFYVCDASVLPESPGKPPILTLMALGKKLGENILNST